In the Kribbella sp. NBC_00482 genome, one interval contains:
- a CDS encoding glycosyltransferase family 2 protein, with protein sequence MRDTHPELSVVVPMYDEEEVLPIFFERMHPLLDGLGITYELLVVDDGSRDKTAALLLDAAKDWPQLRVVRLLRNSGHQAAQSAGFRRARGQCVVTIDADLQDPPEVIAEFLQAVREQDVDVVYGVRSDRSSDSWAKRTSARLYYRLMCRLVGKDIPFDAADFRLVTRRVVDAVNALPDDGRVFRLVIPWLGFPSAEVKYVRAERAAGTTKYSFSKMVRLAFDSVTAFSAAPLRLATWLGLLGGGMSGLFVVGALVIKLTGRSIPGWTSTVLAVSVIGAIQLLCLGLLGEYVARLFQSSQRRPQFLVGYDSLTDHGHQEPIHESTQSKR encoded by the coding sequence ATGCGGGACACTCACCCCGAGCTCTCCGTCGTCGTACCGATGTACGACGAGGAAGAGGTGCTGCCGATCTTCTTCGAGCGGATGCACCCGCTGCTCGACGGCCTGGGGATCACCTACGAGCTGTTGGTCGTCGACGACGGCAGCCGGGACAAGACTGCGGCGCTGCTCCTCGACGCCGCCAAGGACTGGCCGCAGCTCCGTGTCGTCCGCCTGCTCCGCAACAGCGGTCACCAGGCCGCCCAGTCGGCCGGCTTCCGCCGCGCCCGCGGGCAGTGCGTCGTCACGATCGACGCCGACCTCCAGGATCCGCCCGAGGTCATCGCCGAGTTCCTGCAGGCGGTCCGCGAGCAGGACGTCGACGTCGTGTACGGCGTACGCTCCGACCGCTCGAGCGATTCGTGGGCGAAACGTACGTCGGCGCGGCTCTACTACCGGTTGATGTGCCGCCTGGTCGGCAAGGACATCCCGTTCGACGCGGCCGACTTCCGGCTGGTGACCCGCCGGGTCGTGGATGCGGTGAACGCGCTTCCCGACGACGGCCGGGTCTTCCGCCTGGTCATCCCGTGGCTCGGCTTCCCGAGCGCCGAGGTCAAGTACGTCCGGGCGGAGCGGGCCGCCGGTACGACGAAGTACAGCTTCTCCAAGATGGTCCGGCTCGCGTTCGACAGCGTGACTGCGTTCTCGGCGGCGCCGCTGCGGCTGGCGACCTGGCTGGGCCTGCTCGGCGGTGGGATGTCCGGGCTGTTCGTGGTCGGCGCGTTGGTGATCAAGCTGACCGGCCGGAGCATTCCCGGCTGGACGTCGACGGTCCTCGCGGTCAGCGTGATCGGCGCGATCCAGCTGTTGTGCCTCGGGCTGCTGGGTGAGTACGTCGCCCGCTTGTTCCAGTCG
- a CDS encoding gamma-glutamyltransferase: MNGSHPRVAVAAPNAAAAEAGVRVAAEGGNAVDAAIAATLVTMVNEIGVVSPASGGFVTLQVAGGDAVTIDGWVEMPGRGLPTDRFGRGVWDITTDYGGGTTTTVGHGSVATPGGMKALDLAHSRSGKAPWREVVQPAIDVARNGFPLSRTSGYYLGYTHEIIFGWHQPSHSVVHDEDGVVIKAGSTVVIPELAEALELIARDGAETMYTGQLAELLIHDMASNEGILTAADLAAYEAVVRPALVVNQNGWRLATNPPPAVGGVAVAAMLALLEGVPADGSWRQSELERLVDVQYAVLGQRLAELDQEDVRKLEGQKLLDLAAAGDLRALTSPSTATVSVVDDEGDACAITVSSGYGSGVLTPGTGIWLNNALGEQELLHGGPHSLPPGTRLTSNMAPSVARRDSDGAVLAISSPGSDRIPTALAQVYALYTHGGLRLREAVEHPRLHVRVREDVVVDYEDDLPVSGSTALPTRPMPPHSMYFGGVAAALWEPADGLLAVGDPRRTGAVAISP, from the coding sequence ATGAACGGCAGTCACCCGCGGGTGGCCGTGGCGGCACCTAATGCAGCTGCTGCTGAGGCCGGGGTGCGGGTGGCTGCTGAGGGCGGCAACGCGGTGGATGCTGCGATTGCGGCCACGCTGGTCACGATGGTGAACGAGATCGGGGTGGTGTCGCCGGCGTCGGGTGGGTTTGTCACGTTGCAGGTTGCGGGTGGTGACGCGGTCACCATCGACGGCTGGGTGGAGATGCCCGGCCGCGGCCTGCCGACGGACCGGTTCGGCCGCGGCGTCTGGGACATCACCACCGACTACGGCGGCGGTACGACGACCACCGTCGGCCACGGCTCCGTCGCCACGCCGGGCGGGATGAAGGCCCTCGACCTCGCCCACAGCCGCTCCGGCAAGGCACCTTGGCGCGAGGTCGTGCAGCCCGCGATCGACGTCGCCCGCAACGGTTTCCCGCTGAGCCGGACCTCGGGCTACTACCTCGGCTACACCCACGAGATCATCTTCGGCTGGCACCAGCCGAGCCACTCCGTCGTGCACGACGAGGACGGCGTCGTGATCAAGGCCGGCAGTACGGTCGTGATCCCGGAGCTCGCCGAAGCGCTGGAACTGATCGCCCGTGACGGCGCCGAGACGATGTACACGGGCCAGCTCGCCGAGCTCCTGATCCACGACATGGCCTCGAACGAAGGCATCCTCACCGCCGCGGACCTGGCCGCGTACGAAGCCGTCGTACGTCCGGCGCTTGTCGTCAACCAGAACGGCTGGCGCCTCGCCACCAACCCGCCGCCCGCGGTCGGGGGAGTAGCCGTCGCCGCGATGCTCGCACTGCTCGAAGGCGTACCGGCCGACGGCAGCTGGCGGCAGTCCGAGCTGGAGCGCTTGGTCGACGTCCAGTACGCCGTACTCGGCCAGCGGCTCGCCGAGCTCGACCAGGAGGACGTGCGCAAGCTGGAAGGCCAGAAACTGCTCGACCTGGCCGCGGCCGGCGACCTCCGCGCGCTGACGTCACCGAGTACGGCGACTGTCTCGGTCGTGGACGACGAGGGCGACGCGTGCGCGATCACGGTCTCGTCCGGCTACGGGTCCGGCGTACTCACGCCTGGCACCGGGATCTGGCTGAACAACGCGCTCGGCGAGCAGGAGCTCCTGCACGGCGGCCCGCACAGTCTCCCGCCCGGCACCCGACTCACCTCGAACATGGCCCCGAGCGTCGCCCGCCGCGACAGCGACGGCGCCGTCCTCGCGATCAGCTCGCCCGGCTCGGACCGGATCCCGACCGCGCTCGCCCAGGTGTACGCGCTCTACACCCACGGCGGTCTGCGGCTCCGCGAGGCCGTCGAGCACCCGCGGCTGCACGTCCGCGTCCGCGAGGACGTGGTCGTCGACTACGAGGACGACCTGCCGGTGTCCGGCTCGACCGCGTTGCCGACCCGCCCGATGCCGCCGCACTCGATGTACTTCGGCGGCGTCGCGGCCGCGCTCTGGGAGCCGGCCGACGGCCTGCTCGCCGTCGGCGACCCGCGCCGAACCGGTGCCGTGGCCATCTCCCCCTGA
- the pheT gene encoding phenylalanine--tRNA ligase subunit beta encodes MRVPLSWLREYVDLPGDVTGRQVAEQLIRAGLEVETVEESDLTGPLVVGKVLTYENEPQKNGKTIRWCSLDIGKDEPQWVVCGAHNFEVGDLVVVVLPGAVLPGGFAISARKTYGHVSNGMICSSAELGLGDDGTHGIVVLEPGEGTPGDDAIELLALRDDVLDIAVTPDRGYCLSIRGVAREAATAYGVSLKDPADLTLNGSGADGYPVRVDDAAACSVFVTRTVTGIDAKALSPRWMQKRLLASGMRPISIGVDVTNYVMLELGQPIHGYDQARLSGEIVVRRANAGEKLMTLDDQTRELDAEDLLITDDSGPIGVAGVMGGASTEISEATTDVVIEAAHFDPIVIARASRRHKLSSEASRRFEREVDPNLPRYAAQRVADLLAEYAGGTVLPDETVVDTHPKPSPVTLRADHAARVAGAVITLDETVRHLASVGCTVEAAAADAVAAPLAAGAHAPVLAEVGVATVGSTQVEGDDLLTITPPSWRPDLRDPNDFAEEAIRLFGFDNVPSVLPAAPGGQGLTVSQRRRRRVATALVGAGLTEVVSYPFTGAADFDAMGLPADDFRRTTVKLVNPISDEEPSMQTTLLATLLRTAERNVGRGANDLAIFQTGLVFLPKAETKPAPLPSVAQRPSDAEVQSLYDALPDQPLHVGVVLTGALAPTGWWGKGRPAGWADAVQIARLIASVVGVEPVVKNVELAPWHPGRCAEFSVDGTVIGHAGELHPKVCQAFGLPARSSAVELDLDALIAAGPESISAQPFSSYPVAKEDVALIVPAEVAAADVQAALAEGAGELLESVRLFDVYTGEQIGEGKKSLAFALRFRAPDRTLKENEVADARQAAVQVTVDRFGAVQRVG; translated from the coding sequence ATGCGGGTCCCACTGTCATGGCTTCGTGAGTACGTCGACCTGCCGGGCGACGTCACCGGCCGCCAGGTCGCGGAGCAGCTGATCCGGGCCGGCCTCGAGGTGGAGACCGTCGAGGAGTCCGACCTGACCGGCCCGCTCGTGGTCGGCAAGGTGCTCACGTACGAGAACGAGCCGCAGAAGAACGGCAAGACGATCCGCTGGTGCTCGCTGGACATCGGCAAGGACGAGCCGCAGTGGGTCGTCTGCGGTGCGCACAACTTCGAGGTCGGCGATCTCGTGGTCGTCGTGCTGCCGGGCGCGGTGCTGCCGGGCGGGTTCGCGATCTCGGCGCGGAAGACCTACGGGCACGTGTCGAACGGCATGATCTGCTCGAGCGCGGAGCTCGGTCTCGGTGACGACGGCACGCACGGCATCGTCGTCCTGGAGCCGGGCGAGGGCACGCCGGGCGACGACGCGATCGAGTTGCTGGCGCTGCGCGACGACGTACTGGATATCGCGGTGACGCCGGATCGTGGGTACTGCCTGTCGATCCGGGGCGTCGCGCGCGAGGCGGCGACGGCGTACGGCGTATCGCTGAAGGATCCGGCCGACCTGACGTTGAACGGGTCCGGCGCGGACGGCTACCCGGTACGGGTGGATGACGCTGCGGCGTGCAGTGTGTTCGTCACGCGGACCGTGACCGGGATCGACGCGAAGGCCCTGTCGCCGCGGTGGATGCAGAAGCGGCTGCTCGCGAGTGGGATGCGGCCGATCTCGATCGGGGTCGACGTCACGAACTACGTGATGCTCGAGCTGGGTCAGCCGATCCACGGGTACGACCAGGCGCGGCTGTCCGGGGAGATCGTCGTACGGCGGGCCAACGCCGGCGAGAAGCTGATGACGCTGGACGACCAGACGCGTGAGCTGGACGCCGAGGACCTGCTGATCACCGACGACTCCGGTCCGATCGGTGTCGCCGGTGTGATGGGTGGTGCGTCGACGGAGATCTCCGAGGCGACCACCGACGTGGTGATCGAGGCGGCGCACTTCGACCCGATCGTGATCGCGCGGGCATCGCGGCGGCACAAGCTGTCGTCGGAGGCGTCGCGCCGGTTCGAGCGCGAGGTCGACCCGAACCTGCCGCGGTACGCCGCGCAGCGCGTCGCGGATCTGCTGGCCGAGTACGCCGGCGGCACGGTCCTCCCGGACGAAACCGTCGTCGACACCCACCCGAAGCCGTCTCCGGTCACCCTCCGAGCCGACCACGCAGCCCGCGTCGCGGGCGCTGTGATCACGCTCGACGAGACGGTTCGGCACCTGGCTTCGGTGGGCTGCACGGTCGAAGCTGCTGCGGCGGATGCGGTCGCGGCTCCGTTGGCCGCAGGTGCGCACGCTCCGGTGTTGGCCGAGGTGGGCGTCGCCACAGTCGGGTCCACCCAGGTCGAGGGCGATGATCTGCTCACGATCACCCCGCCGTCGTGGCGGCCGGATCTTCGGGATCCCAACGACTTCGCCGAAGAGGCTATTCGGTTGTTCGGGTTCGACAATGTGCCGTCGGTGTTGCCGGCTGCGCCGGGTGGGCAGGGGCTGACGGTTTCGCAGCGCCGGCGTCGCCGGGTGGCGACCGCGCTCGTCGGTGCGGGGCTGACCGAGGTCGTCTCGTACCCGTTCACGGGTGCCGCCGACTTCGACGCGATGGGCCTGCCGGCCGACGACTTCCGCCGTACGACGGTCAAGCTCGTCAACCCGATCTCCGACGAAGAGCCGTCGATGCAGACCACCCTGCTCGCGACGCTGCTCCGGACGGCCGAGCGCAACGTCGGCCGGGGCGCGAACGACCTGGCGATCTTCCAGACCGGCCTGGTGTTCCTGCCGAAGGCGGAGACGAAGCCCGCGCCGCTCCCGTCGGTCGCGCAGCGGCCGAGCGACGCCGAAGTCCAGTCGCTGTACGACGCGCTCCCGGACCAGCCGCTGCACGTCGGCGTGGTGCTGACCGGTGCGCTGGCGCCGACCGGCTGGTGGGGCAAGGGTCGCCCGGCCGGATGGGCCGACGCGGTGCAGATCGCGCGGCTGATCGCGTCGGTGGTCGGTGTCGAGCCGGTCGTGAAGAACGTGGAGCTCGCGCCGTGGCATCCGGGGCGCTGCGCGGAGTTCTCGGTCGACGGCACTGTCATTGGTCATGCGGGTGAGCTGCACCCGAAGGTCTGTCAGGCGTTCGGTCTGCCGGCTCGGTCGAGTGCGGTCGAGCTGGATCTCGACGCGCTGATCGCGGCGGGTCCCGAGTCGATCTCGGCGCAGCCGTTCTCGTCGTACCCGGTGGCCAAGGAGGACGTGGCGTTGATCGTCCCGGCCGAGGTTGCGGCGGCCGACGTACAGGCGGCGCTGGCCGAGGGTGCGGGTGAGCTGCTGGAGTCGGTGCGGCTGTTCGACGTGTACACCGGTGAGCAGATCGGCGAGGGCAAGAAGTCGCTCGCGTTCGCGCTGCGGTTCCGGGCGCCGGACCGGACGCTGAAGGAGAACGAGGTCGCCGACGCCCGCCAGGCAGCCGTCCAGGTAACCGTCGACCGCTTCGGCGCCGTCCAACGGGTCGGCTGA
- the pheS gene encoding phenylalanine--tRNA ligase subunit alpha translates to MSGPNTDYDPVEVTPLHAEEVERTRDEALTAFTGAADLAALQEAKTVHLGDKSPIVLANREIGALPPQARKEAGQRIGAARKAINEGFASRLAVLEAEHEERMLDTERVDVTLPWHTPQLGARHPLSLISEQVADVFTALGWDVAEGPEVEAEWLNFDALNFQPDHPARQMQDTFFVEPAGSGKVLRTHTSPVQARSMLTRKPPIYVICPGRVFRTDELDATHTPVFYQVEGLVVDEGITLAHLKGTLDHFVVSMFGEGLEARLRPNFFPFTEPSAEVDLKCFVCRGASVGNPDRPCRTCGSEGWIEWGGCGVVNPRVLQANGIDTDRYSGFAFGMGLERTLMFRNGVEDMRDMVEGDVRFSRQFGMEI, encoded by the coding sequence ATGTCCGGTCCCAATACTGATTACGACCCGGTCGAAGTGACGCCGCTGCATGCCGAAGAGGTGGAGCGGACCCGCGACGAGGCGCTGACGGCGTTTACCGGGGCGGCCGATCTGGCTGCCTTGCAGGAGGCCAAGACCGTGCATCTCGGCGACAAGTCGCCGATCGTGCTCGCCAACCGGGAGATCGGCGCGCTGCCGCCGCAGGCCCGGAAAGAGGCCGGTCAGCGGATCGGCGCGGCCCGGAAGGCGATCAACGAGGGGTTCGCGTCCCGGCTCGCGGTGCTCGAGGCCGAGCACGAGGAGCGGATGCTGGACACCGAGCGTGTCGACGTGACGCTGCCGTGGCACACCCCGCAGCTCGGCGCGCGGCACCCGTTGTCGCTGATCTCCGAGCAGGTCGCGGACGTGTTCACCGCGCTCGGCTGGGATGTCGCGGAAGGCCCCGAGGTCGAGGCCGAGTGGCTGAACTTCGACGCCCTGAACTTCCAGCCCGACCATCCGGCGCGGCAGATGCAGGACACCTTCTTCGTCGAGCCGGCCGGCTCCGGCAAGGTCCTGCGGACGCACACGTCGCCGGTGCAGGCGCGGTCGATGCTGACCCGGAAGCCGCCGATCTACGTGATCTGCCCGGGCCGTGTGTTCCGCACCGACGAGCTGGACGCGACGCACACGCCGGTCTTCTACCAGGTCGAGGGCCTGGTGGTGGACGAGGGCATCACGCTCGCGCATCTGAAGGGCACGCTCGACCACTTCGTCGTGTCGATGTTCGGTGAGGGCCTGGAGGCTCGGCTGCGGCCGAACTTCTTCCCGTTCACCGAGCCGTCGGCCGAGGTGGACCTGAAGTGTTTCGTCTGCCGCGGCGCGTCCGTCGGCAACCCGGACCGGCCGTGCCGGACCTGTGGCAGCGAGGGCTGGATCGAGTGGGGCGGCTGCGGCGTCGTGAACCCGCGGGTCCTGCAGGCCAACGGCATCGACACCGACCGGTACTCCGGTTTCGCCTTCGGCATGGGCCTGGAGCGGACGCTGATGTTCCGCAACGGCGTCGAGGACATGCGGGACATGGTCGAGGGTGACGTGCGGTTCAGCCGCCAGTTCGGGATGGAGATCTGA
- a CDS encoding MFS transporter, translated as MTSTPFESEVSSAEGHPRRWWILLILCLSLMVLVVDNTVLNLAIPSLMRDLGATPADIQWVIDAYILAFAGLLLTAGSLSDRFGRRKMLLLGLVVFGLSSLLATLAENPWQLIACRGLMGVGGSLLMPSTLSLLFTVFPPAEQRKAMAGWSMVAMVGVVAGPTVGGVLLNHFWWGSIFWLNVPIAVLAIIGTLAIIPESKGPARNLDPAGAVLTIVGMASIVWAIVSIPLHGWDSGRVIGALVVGVVALTAFALWEKRSAHPMVPLALFKDRRFSGTSFSIVLLSFTAGGLLLALTQYLQFALGYTPLKAGLALIPYALSAALFNGLGATLGKKVADRTLISLGLLIIAGSFGILTQVSDTSGYGLLIIGLLVMGIGGGLAGPAAYTLLMQAVPPEHRGVGSAMNDTVQQTGAALSVAVLGSVLAAAYSSALPDSVPEAARKSIADTLALGPDFLAAAKHAFVDAMSIAMTVGAIGAVAGAVVALAVLPKGEKKVQDSAPVVDDAVR; from the coding sequence GTGACTAGTACACCGTTCGAGTCTGAAGTCTCCAGCGCTGAAGGACACCCCCGGCGCTGGTGGATCCTGTTGATCCTGTGTCTGAGCCTGATGGTCCTGGTGGTCGACAACACCGTCCTCAACCTGGCGATCCCGTCGCTGATGCGCGACCTGGGCGCGACGCCCGCGGACATCCAGTGGGTGATCGACGCGTACATCCTGGCGTTCGCCGGCCTGCTGCTGACCGCCGGAAGCCTGTCCGACCGGTTCGGCCGGCGGAAGATGCTGTTGCTCGGGCTGGTCGTGTTCGGCCTGTCGTCGCTGCTGGCGACCCTGGCCGAGAACCCGTGGCAGCTGATCGCGTGCCGCGGCCTGATGGGCGTCGGCGGTTCGCTGCTGATGCCGAGCACGCTGTCGCTGCTGTTCACGGTGTTCCCGCCGGCGGAGCAGCGCAAGGCGATGGCGGGCTGGTCGATGGTCGCGATGGTGGGCGTGGTGGCCGGCCCGACGGTCGGCGGCGTCCTGCTGAACCACTTCTGGTGGGGCTCCATCTTCTGGCTGAACGTGCCGATCGCGGTCCTGGCGATCATCGGCACGCTCGCGATCATCCCGGAGTCGAAGGGCCCGGCGCGCAACCTCGACCCGGCGGGCGCCGTTCTGACGATCGTCGGTATGGCGTCGATCGTCTGGGCGATCGTCTCGATCCCGCTGCACGGTTGGGATTCCGGGCGGGTGATCGGCGCGCTCGTGGTCGGCGTGGTCGCGTTGACCGCGTTCGCCCTGTGGGAGAAGCGCAGTGCGCATCCGATGGTGCCGCTGGCGCTGTTCAAGGACCGGCGGTTCAGTGGTACGAGTTTCTCGATCGTGCTGCTGTCGTTCACCGCGGGTGGATTGCTGCTGGCACTGACGCAGTACCTGCAGTTCGCGCTCGGTTACACGCCGCTGAAGGCCGGGCTGGCGTTGATCCCGTATGCGCTGTCCGCGGCGCTGTTCAACGGCCTCGGGGCGACGCTCGGGAAGAAGGTCGCTGACCGGACGCTGATCTCGCTCGGTCTGCTGATCATCGCGGGCAGCTTCGGCATCCTGACCCAGGTGTCCGACACCAGCGGGTACGGGCTGTTGATCATCGGCCTGCTGGTGATGGGGATCGGCGGTGGCTTGGCCGGTCCGGCGGCGTACACGCTGTTGATGCAGGCCGTTCCGCCGGAGCATCGCGGTGTCGGTTCGGCGATGAACGACACCGTCCAGCAGACGGGTGCCGCGCTGTCGGTCGCCGTACTGGGCAGTGTCCTCGCCGCCGCGTACTCGTCGGCCCTGCCGGACTCCGTCCCGGAGGCGGCCCGCAAGTCGATCGCCGACACCCTCGCGCTCGGCCCGGACTTCCTCGCCGCGGCCAAGCACGCCTTCGTCGACGCGATGTCGATCGCCATGACGGTCGGCGCGATCGGCGCGGTCGCCGGGGCGGTGGTCGCGCTGGCGGTCCTCCCGAAGGGCGAGAAGAAGGTGCAGGACAGCGCTCCGGTGGTTGATGACGCAGTGCGCTGA
- a CDS encoding TetR/AcrR family transcriptional regulator, with the protein MKDWIWTRERKAAPARETLSRDQIVAAAITLLDSEGVTGLSMRKLATRLGSGATSLYWYVDTKDDLVDLVIDEVWGEIDIPEPELAGWRAGALLFGHSLRSAVLRHPWLPEVMYTRPSIGPNAMSMGSRGLVLFGAAGFSEHEIDLAMGSVMSYVLGTVSAEVATREMVRKSGRSEENWVSDMLEQAQAVAGEYPEMQKSVRRRTSLDLDSGLTENFVFGLDALLDGLQSRVKK; encoded by the coding sequence ATGAAGGACTGGATCTGGACCCGGGAACGCAAGGCGGCACCCGCGCGCGAAACGCTCAGCCGGGATCAGATCGTGGCCGCGGCGATCACGCTCCTCGACTCGGAGGGCGTCACCGGGCTGAGCATGCGGAAGCTGGCCACCCGGCTCGGCTCCGGCGCGACCAGCCTCTACTGGTATGTCGACACCAAGGACGACCTGGTCGACCTGGTGATCGACGAGGTCTGGGGCGAGATCGACATACCCGAGCCGGAGCTGGCCGGGTGGCGGGCCGGTGCGCTGCTGTTCGGGCACAGCCTGCGGTCCGCCGTACTGCGGCATCCGTGGCTGCCCGAGGTGATGTACACCCGCCCGAGCATCGGCCCGAACGCGATGTCGATGGGCTCCCGCGGCCTGGTCCTGTTCGGGGCCGCCGGCTTCTCCGAGCACGAGATCGACCTCGCGATGGGCAGCGTGATGTCGTACGTCCTCGGCACGGTCAGCGCCGAGGTCGCCACCCGCGAGATGGTCCGCAAGTCCGGCCGATCGGAGGAGAACTGGGTCTCCGACATGCTGGAACAGGCCCAAGCCGTGGCCGGCGAATACCCGGAGATGCAGAAATCCGTCCGCCGCCGCACCTCGCTGGACCTGGACTCCGGCCTCACCGAAAACTTCGTCTTCGGCCTCGACGCCCTCCTCGACGGCCTCCAGTCCCGCGTCAAGAAGTAA
- a CDS encoding CehA/McbA family metallohydrolase, which translates to MIFDLPGRFWRGNLHTHSNLSDGALSPAETAQVYRDAGYDFVAITDHFRPEYGFPMTDTRELRSDGFTTLIGAELHAPRTEAGQAWHIVAVGLPLDFAAPGETETGPELARRARAAGAWVGMAHPSASLLTAVDAESLDAAHSVEVYNALADRENRGDSWHLTDVLLNRGHRLTTYAADDAHLQPQDPPPCQAWIHVRAETLDPDALLTALKAGHFYSSTGPELYDVRIEGDEITVHCSPATKILLTGGHPGAEVAQGTNLTECTFPLHLFRNTHCRITVEDPTGARAWTNPIHLPVDN; encoded by the coding sequence TTGATCTTCGATCTGCCGGGACGGTTCTGGCGCGGGAACCTGCATACGCACTCGAACCTGTCGGACGGGGCGTTGTCCCCGGCCGAGACCGCGCAGGTCTATCGGGACGCCGGATACGACTTCGTGGCGATCACCGATCACTTCCGCCCGGAGTACGGGTTCCCGATGACGGACACTCGGGAGCTGCGGTCGGACGGGTTCACCACGCTGATCGGCGCCGAGTTGCACGCGCCGCGGACCGAGGCGGGGCAGGCGTGGCACATCGTGGCGGTCGGACTGCCACTGGATTTCGCGGCGCCGGGGGAGACGGAGACCGGGCCTGAGCTGGCGCGTCGCGCGCGGGCCGCCGGGGCTTGGGTCGGTATGGCGCATCCGTCGGCGTCGCTGCTGACGGCCGTCGATGCCGAGAGCCTGGACGCGGCTCATTCGGTCGAGGTCTACAACGCTCTGGCCGACCGCGAGAACCGCGGCGACAGCTGGCACCTCACCGACGTCCTCCTGAACCGCGGTCACCGACTGACGACGTACGCCGCCGACGACGCCCACCTGCAACCCCAGGACCCGCCACCCTGCCAGGCCTGGATCCACGTCCGCGCAGAAACGCTCGACCCGGACGCACTCCTGACCGCGTTGAAGGCCGGCCACTTCTACTCCAGCACCGGCCCCGAGCTGTACGACGTACGCATCGAAGGCGACGAGATCACCGTCCACTGCTCACCCGCCACCAAGATCCTCCTCACCGGCGGCCACCCCGGCGCCGAAGTAGCCCAAGGCACCAACCTCACCGAGTGCACCTTCCCCCTGCACCTGTTCCGCAACACCCACTGCCGCATCACCGTCGAAGACCCCACCGGCGCCCGAGCCTGGACCAACCCGATCCACCTGCCTGTGGATAACTGA
- a CDS encoding TrmH family RNA methyltransferase codes for MASPGLLTAQSARIKQARRLATRAFRRKTGRFLVEGPQAVREALEHRELVIEVYAEPALATRHRDLYDLAVAAGVPWFEVDRAAVESLSETVTSQGVVAVCSLVTVPLPDSSFKLVAAGVQVRDPGNVGTLIRTADAAGADAVVLTSESVDPHNPKAVRASVGSIFHVPISTDVDIVAAVQTWREHGLQVLAADGYGATDLDTCIDDGTLAKPTVWLFGNEAHGLPDGINALVDHSVKVPIYGRAESLNLATAAAICLYASAREQRR; via the coding sequence GTGGCGAGTCCCGGTCTGCTGACCGCGCAATCCGCGCGGATCAAACAGGCCCGGCGGCTCGCCACTCGTGCGTTCCGGCGCAAGACCGGACGGTTCCTGGTCGAAGGCCCACAGGCCGTCCGGGAGGCGCTCGAACATCGCGAGCTCGTCATCGAGGTGTACGCCGAACCCGCGCTGGCGACCCGGCATCGTGACCTCTACGACCTCGCCGTGGCGGCCGGTGTCCCGTGGTTCGAGGTCGACCGCGCCGCCGTCGAGAGCCTGAGCGAGACCGTCACCTCACAGGGGGTCGTCGCGGTCTGCTCGCTGGTGACCGTTCCGCTGCCGGACAGCTCGTTCAAGCTCGTCGCCGCCGGCGTCCAGGTCCGCGACCCCGGCAACGTCGGCACCTTGATCCGTACGGCGGACGCGGCCGGCGCCGATGCCGTCGTACTGACGTCGGAGTCCGTCGACCCGCACAACCCGAAGGCGGTCCGGGCCAGCGTCGGCAGCATCTTCCACGTGCCGATCAGCACCGACGTCGATATCGTCGCGGCCGTGCAGACCTGGCGTGAGCACGGCCTGCAGGTGCTGGCGGCCGACGGGTACGGCGCGACGGACCTGGACACCTGCATCGACGACGGCACGCTCGCGAAGCCGACCGTGTGGCTGTTCGGCAACGAGGCGCACGGTCTGCCGGACGGCATCAACGCCCTCGTCGACCACTCGGTGAAGGTCCCGATCTACGGCCGCGCCGAGTCCCTGAACCTGGCCACTGCCGCCGCGATCTGCTTGTACGCCTCAGCCCGGGAGCAACGTCGTTGA
- the rplT gene encoding 50S ribosomal protein L20, translating to MARVKRAVNAHKKRRVVLEQASGYRGQRSRLYRKAKEQVTHSLVYAYRDRKARKGDFRKLWIQRINAAVRAEDLTYNRFIQGLRLAEVEVDRKILADLAVNDPAAFSALVQLAKAALPTDVNAPKSDAAA from the coding sequence ATGGCACGCGTGAAGCGGGCAGTCAACGCCCACAAGAAGCGCCGGGTCGTACTCGAGCAGGCCAGCGGTTACCGCGGCCAGCGCTCGCGGCTGTACCGCAAGGCCAAGGAGCAGGTCACCCACTCGCTCGTCTACGCCTACCGTGACCGCAAGGCGCGCAAGGGCGACTTCCGGAAGCTGTGGATCCAGCGCATCAACGCCGCGGTCCGCGCCGAGGACCTGACCTACAACCGCTTCATCCAGGGTCTGCGCCTGGCCGAGGTCGAGGTGGACCGCAAGATCCTCGCCGACCTCGCCGTCAACGACCCGGCCGCGTTCTCCGCGCTCGTGCAGCTGGCCAAGGCCGCCCTGCCGACCGACGTGAACGCGCCGAAGAGCGACGCCGCGGCCTGA
- the rpmI gene encoding 50S ribosomal protein L35, which translates to MPKMKTHSGMKKRVRVTGSGKIRREQTGVRHLAEAKSSKRKRRLSGTVEVAPAYVKKAKKLLGI; encoded by the coding sequence ATGCCGAAGATGAAGACCCACTCGGGGATGAAGAAGCGCGTCCGGGTCACCGGGTCGGGCAAGATCCGCCGTGAGCAGACCGGTGTCCGCCACCTCGCCGAGGCGAAGTCCTCGAAGCGCAAGCGCCGCCTGTCCGGCACCGTTGAGGTCGCCCCGGCGTACGTCAAGAAGGCCAAGAAGCTTCTCGGCATCTGA